One genomic segment of Amycolatopsis sp. WQ 127309 includes these proteins:
- a CDS encoding DUF742 domain-containing protein — MDDGRLRGDGRLGDDFSGGWSEQPGPDDGREDWQSFRERVDREWRQRRVTGSDSDPVREPPNWLTDSNAGQEPIRPIEPGSNGYRDRLLGGPGSELFGGASGPLYDAADFAAYSNDRERDYTSGPDSGELAAALPRQAHQEYVDEPPPPTEMETSGLVRPYFRTRGRTKATLDLAIETLISTSEQGRLLDRVRVPEHRSICDLCFDTRSVAEVAALLRLPLGVVRVLIGDVAGLGLVLVHSSSQTVGDRPSIEFMERVLSGLRRI; from the coding sequence GTGGACGACGGGCGCTTGAGGGGCGATGGCCGGCTCGGTGACGACTTCTCCGGCGGGTGGTCCGAGCAGCCGGGGCCGGACGACGGCCGGGAGGACTGGCAGTCGTTCCGGGAACGCGTCGACCGTGAGTGGCGGCAACGGCGGGTCACGGGTTCCGACAGCGACCCCGTCCGGGAACCGCCGAACTGGCTGACGGACTCGAACGCGGGGCAGGAGCCGATCCGGCCCATCGAGCCCGGCAGCAACGGGTACCGCGACCGCCTGCTCGGCGGGCCGGGCTCGGAGCTGTTCGGCGGCGCGAGCGGGCCGTTGTACGACGCGGCGGACTTCGCCGCGTACAGCAACGACCGCGAGCGCGACTACACGTCGGGACCGGACTCCGGGGAGCTGGCCGCGGCGCTGCCGCGACAGGCCCACCAGGAGTACGTCGACGAGCCACCGCCGCCGACGGAGATGGAGACGTCGGGCCTGGTCCGGCCGTACTTCCGGACCCGCGGGCGGACGAAGGCGACACTCGATCTGGCGATCGAGACGTTGATCTCGACCAGCGAACAGGGCCGGTTGCTCGACCGGGTCCGGGTGCCCGAACACCGGTCGATCTGCGACCTGTGCTTCGACACCCGGTCGGTGGCCGAGGTGGCGGCGCTGCTGCGGCTGCCGCTCGGTGTGGTGCGGGTGTTGATTGGTGACGTGGCGGGGCTCGGGCTGGTGCTGGTGCACTCCAGCAGCCAGACCGTGGGTGACCGGCCGAGTATCGAGTTCATGGAAAGGGTGCTCAGTGGGCTTCGGAGAATTTGA
- a CDS encoding roadblock/LC7 domain-containing protein produces the protein MQPGGSAQPGGSAQAKAGNTGSFAWLITDFVHRVPGAAHAVVVSADGLLLAASRGLPKDRADQLAAVASGLTSLARGAAKVFEGGTVAQTVVEMANGFLFLMAVSDGSCLAVLGSPESDIGLVVYEMTLLVERVGQQLTPEMRAQLQGAAVRR, from the coding sequence ATGCAGCCGGGTGGCTCCGCGCAGCCGGGTGGCTCCGCGCAGGCCAAGGCGGGTAATACCGGCAGCTTCGCTTGGCTGATCACGGATTTCGTGCACCGGGTGCCCGGCGCGGCCCACGCGGTCGTGGTGTCGGCGGACGGTCTGCTCCTGGCGGCCTCGCGCGGCCTCCCGAAGGACCGGGCGGACCAGCTGGCGGCCGTCGCGTCGGGGCTCACCAGCCTCGCGCGGGGTGCGGCCAAGGTGTTCGAGGGCGGCACGGTCGCGCAGACCGTGGTCGAGATGGCCAACGGCTTCCTCTTCCTCATGGCGGTTTCCGACGGTTCCTGTCTCGCGGTGCTCGGGTCACCCGAAAGTGACATCGGCTTGGTCGTCTACGAGATGACCCTGCTGGTGGAGCGGGTCGGCCAGCAGCTGACACCGGAGATGCGGGCGCAACTGCAGGGCGCAGCGGTCCGCCGCTGA
- a CDS encoding nitrate- and nitrite sensing domain-containing protein, protein MRPGGRWTDQGFTSTNDDGGAAVPNEDAAGVGGTPAQSPGANPGKKSGFFSGMRDWRLRSKLAAVLIIPTLTASVLGALRVVDDAQQAAEFQRTADQVAFAVKVTTVVHELQNERSLAVARISSANQLLQTGLDAQIAKVDREVTDLKGAASTLKNDDQATTDRYARGIQRLDALRPLRAAYGAQNGLPDITVMTAYSGIVDALIELGREVTTAVTDRDVLRLGTSTQAISEAKEFTVRADADLQIAAYRTNFPGDLLDQTRAAASSADASVISFLANADDDQRQLYNDTYSGPEVDDRRRIQTSAFASAQLGEAPSIEPSTLSKDSTVSADKLHAVESNLLAQLKTRADDLATAAVNSAWIGGAVVLAALAAAIALMLIVARLMLRPLRVLRKSALDIAYTRLPETVQNILDDPDPVGASKRAVQPVPVDSRDEIGEVARSFDIVHEQAVKMAAEQALLRENVNGIFVNLSRRSQRLVERQLGVIDRLEADEQDPDHLASLFELDHLATRLRRNGESLLVLSGAGLAKSVPKPVPAADVIGAAVSEIEQYARIEVGIVPDVAVQGLAIHDLVHVLAELLDNATYFSEPETKVIVRAVVTRRKALAIQVTDHGVGMGDDRLAEVNARLAEPPDLDVSVTRRMGLYVVSRLAKRHGIEVRLRENEDIEGGVIARVVVPAELLTQLRPGMPRQQLTQTPPPQNRSETSMSMPSIPVPSIPDYEQTQTHHHTPPPPPAPPVHEPVANQGGLVPLDQPISLDDLVSGGRAAGPFLSPELPKPETPAWPTAEDLAPLTPSPNGDGASHSADTRFQPLVLPKREPKYVPPEEPPPPPPVADVGSSALEDDVPTRRLPIYQSVLSRWFSEGDEAGAADPVPAQADAAADPMLPPLNGLADEPRHEARREPAPRYETEREPVRDREPVRDREPVRDREPVRDREPVREPEPERVDELQPTAATRHPLLPPDDGWHSASDEGWNAAQSLLEAKDEEITPAGLPKRVPNAYLVPGSINSPSSDAPAQNNFADNTGGRPGTGVITRSASTARSRMASFQRGYTSGRHALKERTDEDGVFPMNGNTTDSSEE, encoded by the coding sequence ATGCGCCCCGGCGGGCGCTGGACCGACCAGGGCTTTACGAGCACGAACGATGATGGTGGTGCGGCGGTGCCGAACGAAGACGCCGCGGGGGTGGGAGGGACCCCTGCGCAGTCGCCTGGAGCGAATCCGGGGAAGAAGTCCGGGTTTTTCTCCGGCATGCGTGACTGGCGGCTGCGGTCCAAGCTGGCCGCGGTCCTGATCATCCCTACTCTGACCGCGTCGGTGCTGGGTGCACTGCGCGTGGTCGACGACGCCCAGCAGGCGGCGGAGTTCCAGCGCACCGCCGACCAGGTCGCGTTCGCGGTCAAGGTCACCACGGTGGTGCACGAGCTGCAGAACGAGCGCTCGCTGGCCGTCGCGCGGATCTCGTCCGCCAACCAGCTGCTGCAGACGGGGCTGGACGCGCAGATCGCCAAGGTCGACCGCGAGGTCACCGACCTCAAGGGCGCCGCGTCGACGTTGAAGAACGACGACCAGGCCACGACCGACCGCTACGCCCGCGGCATCCAGCGCCTCGACGCGCTGCGCCCGCTGCGTGCGGCCTACGGCGCGCAGAACGGCCTGCCGGACATCACCGTCATGACGGCGTACTCCGGCATCGTCGACGCGCTGATCGAGCTGGGCCGCGAGGTGACCACCGCGGTCACCGACCGGGACGTGCTGCGCCTCGGCACCAGCACGCAGGCGATCAGCGAGGCCAAGGAGTTCACCGTCCGCGCGGACGCCGACCTGCAGATCGCGGCGTACCGCACGAACTTCCCCGGTGACCTCCTGGACCAGACGCGTGCGGCGGCGTCCAGTGCGGACGCCTCGGTCATCTCGTTCCTCGCGAACGCCGACGACGACCAGCGGCAGCTCTACAACGACACCTACTCCGGTCCGGAGGTCGACGACCGCCGGCGGATCCAGACCAGCGCGTTCGCCTCCGCCCAGCTGGGTGAGGCGCCGAGCATCGAGCCCTCGACCCTCAGCAAGGACAGCACCGTCTCGGCGGACAAGCTGCACGCCGTCGAGTCGAACCTGCTGGCCCAGCTGAAGACCCGCGCGGACGACCTGGCCACCGCGGCCGTCAACTCCGCCTGGATCGGCGGTGCCGTCGTGCTCGCCGCGCTGGCCGCCGCGATCGCGCTGATGCTCATCGTCGCCCGCCTGATGCTGCGCCCGCTCCGGGTGCTGCGGAAGAGCGCGCTGGACATCGCGTACACCCGGCTGCCCGAAACCGTGCAGAACATCCTCGACGACCCGGACCCGGTCGGCGCCTCGAAACGCGCCGTCCAGCCCGTGCCCGTCGACTCGCGCGACGAGATCGGCGAGGTGGCGCGCTCGTTCGACATCGTCCACGAGCAAGCCGTCAAGATGGCCGCCGAGCAGGCCCTCCTGCGCGAGAACGTCAACGGCATCTTCGTGAACCTCTCGCGCCGGTCGCAGCGGCTGGTGGAACGCCAGCTCGGCGTCATCGACCGGCTCGAGGCCGACGAGCAGGACCCGGACCACTTGGCCAGCCTGTTCGAGCTCGACCACTTGGCCACCCGGCTGCGGCGCAACGGTGAGTCCCTGCTGGTGCTTTCCGGCGCCGGACTGGCCAAGTCCGTGCCGAAGCCGGTGCCCGCCGCCGACGTCATCGGCGCCGCGGTGTCCGAGATCGAGCAGTACGCCCGGATCGAGGTCGGCATCGTGCCCGACGTCGCGGTCCAGGGCCTCGCGATCCACGACCTCGTGCACGTCCTGGCCGAGCTGCTCGACAACGCGACCTACTTCTCCGAGCCGGAGACGAAGGTCATCGTGCGGGCGGTCGTCACCCGGCGGAAGGCGCTCGCCATCCAGGTCACCGACCACGGTGTGGGGATGGGCGACGACCGGCTGGCCGAGGTCAACGCGCGGCTCGCCGAGCCGCCGGACCTGGACGTGTCGGTGACCCGGCGAATGGGCCTCTACGTGGTGTCGCGGCTCGCCAAGCGCCACGGCATCGAGGTCCGGCTGCGCGAGAACGAGGACATCGAAGGCGGCGTCATCGCCCGCGTCGTCGTCCCGGCCGAGCTGCTCACCCAGCTCCGCCCGGGCATGCCGCGCCAGCAGCTGACCCAGACGCCGCCGCCGCAGAACCGGTCCGAGACGTCGATGTCGATGCCGAGCATCCCGGTGCCGTCGATCCCCGACTACGAGCAGACGCAGACGCACCACCACACCCCGCCGCCACCACCGGCCCCGCCGGTGCACGAACCGGTCGCCAACCAGGGTGGGCTGGTCCCGCTGGACCAGCCGATCAGCCTGGACGACCTGGTCAGCGGCGGGCGTGCGGCAGGACCGTTCCTGTCGCCGGAGCTGCCGAAGCCGGAGACGCCCGCGTGGCCGACGGCCGAGGACCTCGCGCCGCTGACGCCGTCGCCGAACGGCGACGGGGCCAGCCACAGCGCGGACACCCGGTTCCAGCCGCTGGTGCTGCCCAAGCGCGAGCCGAAGTACGTCCCGCCGGAGGAGCCGCCCCCGCCGCCACCCGTGGCGGACGTCGGCTCGTCGGCGCTCGAAGACGATGTACCCACCCGGCGGCTGCCCATCTACCAGTCGGTGCTGTCACGCTGGTTCAGTGAGGGCGACGAAGCGGGCGCGGCCGATCCGGTGCCGGCTCAGGCCGACGCCGCGGCCGACCCGATGCTGCCGCCGCTCAACGGGCTGGCCGACGAGCCACGGCACGAGGCTCGGCGCGAGCCCGCACCGCGGTACGAAACCGAGCGCGAGCCCGTTCGCGACCGGGAGCCTGTCCGTGACCGTGAGCCGGTCCGCGATCGCGAACCCGTTCGTGACCGCGAACCCGTTCGCGAGCCGGAGCCCGAGCGCGTCGACGAGCTGCAGCCGACCGCGGCGACGCGGCACCCGCTCCTCCCGCCCGACGACGGCTGGCACAGTGCCTCCGACGAGGGCTGGAACGCGGCTCAGTCGCTGCTGGAGGCGAAGGACGAGGAGATCACCCCGGCCGGGCTGCCCAAGCGCGTCCCGAACGCCTACCTGGTGCCCGGGTCGATCAACAGCCCCTCGTCCGACGCGCCGGCGCAGAACAACTTCGCGGACAACACCGGTGGGAGGCCCGGAACGGGTGTGATCACCCGCTCGGCGTCCACGGCGCGGAGCCGGATGGCAAGCTTCCAACGTGGCTACACGTCCGGACGGCACGCGTTGAAGGAACGCACGGACGAAGACGGTGTGTTTCCGATGAATGGCAACACCACAGACAGCAGTGAGGAGTGA
- a CDS encoding ABC transporter substrate-binding protein, producing the protein MLGNARSSGRVRTRRAALGLALTAAAVTAASGCSALGSDDSNASSNGGGLEKPNITVSILPTTDLGPFWLAQDGGYFKAEGLNVKSVVAASGQASMTKSISGEADIALSTYTPFFIAKSTGAADMQLVADGSSVNAKSNAIVTVPNSPVKTVADLAGRRIAITAKNTASDLLTKSVMKDHGVPSDKVQWVTLALPNIAAALQQGQVDAAYLPEPFITQAAKNVGATPVIDINTGASQDFPLTGYGAPKKWVQDNPKTLAAFQRAMQKATRDAINDRSKVEPLLVKYAKIDEDTAKLLTIPGYGSVLDARRMQRVPDLLLQLGAINTAVDAAAMIAPQATAS; encoded by the coding sequence TTGCTTGGAAACGCCAGGAGCAGTGGCCGGGTTCGCACTCGCCGTGCCGCGCTCGGGCTCGCCCTCACCGCCGCCGCCGTGACAGCCGCCAGCGGCTGCAGCGCGCTCGGTTCGGACGACTCGAACGCCTCGTCGAACGGGGGCGGCCTGGAGAAGCCGAACATCACGGTCTCCATCCTGCCGACCACCGACCTGGGCCCGTTCTGGCTCGCCCAGGACGGCGGCTACTTCAAGGCCGAGGGCCTCAACGTCAAGTCCGTGGTCGCGGCCAGCGGCCAGGCCTCGATGACCAAGTCGATCTCCGGCGAAGCCGACATCGCCCTCTCCACCTATACGCCGTTCTTCATCGCGAAGAGCACCGGTGCCGCCGACATGCAGCTCGTCGCCGACGGTTCCTCCGTGAACGCGAAGAGCAACGCCATCGTCACCGTGCCGAACTCGCCGGTGAAGACCGTCGCCGACCTCGCCGGCAGGCGGATCGCCATCACGGCCAAGAACACGGCTTCCGACCTGCTGACCAAGTCCGTGATGAAGGACCACGGCGTCCCCTCGGACAAGGTCCAGTGGGTCACGCTCGCGCTGCCGAACATCGCGGCCGCGCTGCAGCAGGGCCAGGTCGACGCCGCGTACCTGCCGGAGCCGTTCATCACCCAGGCCGCCAAGAACGTCGGCGCCACCCCGGTGATCGACATCAACACCGGTGCCAGCCAGGACTTCCCCCTGACCGGCTACGGCGCCCCCAAGAAGTGGGTCCAGGACAACCCGAAGACCCTCGCGGCCTTCCAGCGCGCGATGCAGAAGGCGACCCGCGACGCGATCAACGACCGCTCGAAGGTCGAGCCGCTGCTGGTCAAGTACGCGAAGATCGACGAAGACACCGCGAAGCTGCTGACGATCCCCGGTTACGGCTCGGTCCTGGACGCCCGCCGCATGCAGCGCGTCCCCGACCTGCTGCTGCAGCTGGGTGCCATCAACACGGCGGTCGACGCCGCGGCGATGATCGCCCCCCAGGCGACTGCCAGCTGA
- a CDS encoding ABC transporter permease yields MTRLLRNLTGLVGFLLLWEVVVQVGLVSKTFIPPPSVVLVTVGELLGDASFIRDVIATMLAWLIAILIAVAVGVPAGLLLGSVPVLRNATAAIVEFLRPIPVAALIPLVLLVIGSGPEAKITLAVYAALWPIMFNTIYGLSEIDPVLMETARASGTSRFRILTSVALPFTAPFVFTGIRLSATIALIAVVSTEFLAGSEVGLGNFILVSSTGSTRFDLVLAGTVVAGLLGYLINEGLEQVGKRLFRWSTVDREAIA; encoded by the coding sequence GTGACCAGACTGCTCCGCAACCTGACCGGCCTGGTCGGCTTCCTCCTCCTCTGGGAGGTCGTCGTCCAGGTCGGCCTGGTCAGCAAGACGTTCATCCCGCCGCCCAGCGTCGTCCTCGTCACCGTCGGGGAACTGCTCGGCGACGCTTCCTTCATCCGCGACGTCATCGCGACGATGCTCGCCTGGCTGATCGCGATCCTGATCGCCGTGGCCGTCGGCGTGCCCGCCGGCCTGCTGCTCGGCAGCGTCCCGGTGCTGCGCAACGCCACCGCCGCGATCGTCGAGTTCCTCCGCCCGATCCCGGTCGCCGCGCTCATCCCCCTGGTGCTGCTGGTGATCGGCTCCGGGCCGGAGGCGAAGATCACCCTCGCGGTGTACGCCGCCCTGTGGCCGATCATGTTCAACACGATCTACGGGCTCAGCGAGATCGACCCGGTGCTGATGGAGACCGCGCGGGCGTCCGGGACCAGCCGGTTCCGGATCCTGACGTCGGTCGCGCTGCCGTTCACCGCGCCGTTCGTCTTCACCGGCATCCGGCTGTCGGCGACGATCGCGCTGATCGCCGTCGTCAGCACCGAGTTCCTGGCCGGCTCCGAAGTCGGGCTCGGCAACTTCATCCTGGTCTCCAGCACCGGCTCGACCCGGTTCGACCTCGTGCTGGCCGGCACCGTCGTGGCCGGCCTGCTGGGTTACCTCATCAACGAAGGGCTCGAGCAAGTGGGCAAGCGGCTGTTCCGCTGGAGCACCGTGGACCGGGAGGCGATCGCATGA
- a CDS encoding ABC transporter permease: MTAATLSGRVGRRAVRGATAVLRNWLLFAVLVVLWEFAARAGGSKFFPPPSEIAVRAANLWFTGPADHLFLTDAVFDNVFPSLGHMLGGWALASVVGIVLGVLVGRSPKAMDYLGPLFAFFRSIPPPTLIPVFAVLFGLSSGMQVGSIIFGAIWPVLLNAVDGVRSVDQVKVETARSFRTPKAYWISMVVLPAAAPKIFAGLRVSLSISLLLMVVSELVGASFGIGRSLLNAQQDFDFPSMWSWLVLLGILGYVFNTIFLAAERRVLAWQPARLGRD; this comes from the coding sequence ATGACCGCCGCGACCCTGTCCGGCCGCGTCGGCAGGCGCGCCGTCCGCGGCGCCACCGCGGTCCTGCGCAACTGGCTGCTCTTCGCGGTCCTCGTGGTGCTCTGGGAGTTCGCCGCCCGCGCGGGCGGCAGCAAGTTCTTCCCGCCGCCGTCGGAGATCGCGGTCCGCGCCGCGAACCTGTGGTTCACCGGACCGGCGGACCACCTCTTCCTCACCGACGCGGTGTTCGACAACGTGTTCCCCAGCCTCGGTCACATGCTTGGCGGCTGGGCACTGGCGTCCGTGGTCGGTATCGTCCTCGGGGTGCTGGTCGGCCGGTCTCCGAAGGCGATGGACTACCTCGGGCCGCTGTTCGCCTTCTTCCGCTCGATCCCGCCGCCCACGCTGATCCCGGTGTTCGCGGTGCTGTTCGGGCTGAGCTCGGGCATGCAGGTCGGGTCGATCATCTTCGGCGCGATCTGGCCGGTGCTGCTCAACGCGGTCGACGGCGTCCGCTCGGTCGACCAGGTCAAGGTGGAGACGGCGCGGTCGTTCCGCACGCCCAAGGCGTACTGGATCAGCATGGTCGTGCTCCCCGCGGCGGCGCCGAAGATCTTCGCCGGGCTGCGGGTGAGCCTGTCGATCTCGCTGCTGCTCATGGTGGTCTCCGAGCTCGTGGGAGCCTCCTTCGGTATCGGGCGCTCACTGCTGAACGCCCAGCAGGACTTCGACTTCCCGTCGATGTGGTCCTGGTTGGTGCTGCTCGGCATCCTCGGCTACGTCTTCAACACGATCTTCCTGGCCGCGGAGCGACGGGTACTGGCGTGGCAGCCTGCCCGCCTCGGCCGCGACTGA
- a CDS encoding ABC transporter ATP-binding protein, translated as MSTMLEVSGVSHRYGSGPKAHTAVDNLSFTVEAGQLASIVGPSGCGKSTLLRCIAGLTPATDGTVSLHGDRVSGVPDDLAVVFQDYSRSLFPWLSVQKNVEFPLRWRSISRAERRKRAAEALDQVGLSGVGGKYPWQLSGGMQQRVSIARALASRPSLLLMDEPFASVDAQTRFELEDLTRRVQREQGATILVVTHDIDESVYLSDRVLVLSKSPASIVADLKVDLPADRDQIATRESLEFVTLRGEVARLLHGGTPEEAAKAASDAAEWALAEQTKVRTGTQARR; from the coding sequence ATGTCAACCATGCTCGAAGTGTCCGGTGTCAGTCACCGCTACGGCTCCGGCCCCAAGGCGCACACCGCCGTCGACAACCTGTCGTTCACCGTCGAGGCCGGGCAGCTGGCCAGCATCGTCGGCCCGTCGGGCTGCGGCAAGTCGACGCTGCTGCGCTGCATCGCCGGGCTGACCCCGGCGACCGACGGCACGGTCAGCCTGCACGGCGACCGCGTCTCGGGCGTGCCGGACGACCTCGCCGTCGTCTTCCAGGACTACAGCCGGTCGCTGTTCCCGTGGCTTTCGGTGCAGAAGAACGTCGAGTTCCCGCTGCGGTGGCGTTCGATCTCCCGGGCCGAGCGCCGCAAGCGGGCCGCCGAGGCGCTCGATCAGGTCGGGCTGTCCGGCGTCGGCGGGAAGTACCCGTGGCAGCTGTCCGGCGGCATGCAGCAGCGGGTGTCGATCGCCCGCGCGCTGGCCAGCCGGCCGTCGCTGCTGCTCATGGACGAGCCGTTCGCCTCGGTCGACGCGCAGACGCGGTTCGAGCTCGAGGATCTGACCCGGCGGGTGCAGCGCGAGCAGGGCGCCACGATCCTCGTCGTCACGCACGACATCGACGAGAGCGTCTACCTGTCCGACCGCGTGCTGGTGCTGTCGAAGTCGCCGGCGTCGATCGTGGCGGACCTGAAGGTGGACCTGCCCGCCGACCGCGACCAGATCGCGACCCGCGAGTCGCTGGAGTTCGTGACGCTGCGCGGTGAAGTGGCGCGGCTGCTGCACGGCGGCACCCCGGAGGAAGCGGCCAAGGCCGCCTCCGACGCCGCGGAATGGGCGCTGGCCGAGCAGACCAAGGTGCGGACCGGGACCCAGGCCCGTCGCTGA